Proteins from one Cryptomeria japonica chromosome 4, Sugi_1.0, whole genome shotgun sequence genomic window:
- the LOC131069027 gene encoding protein NDL1: MGDSSGSVSVDVEMIPWGGQEHVVKTSHGPISVFVCGDQEKPALITYPDVALNYMSCFQGLFFCPEAASLLFHNFCIYHIDAPGHELGAAAISSDVAIPTVDDLAEQVAEVLDYFGLQGVICMGVTAGAYILTLFALKYRERVLGLILISPLCQAPSWTEWFYNKVLINLLYFYGMCGIVKDSLLQRYFSQELRGSIQGSESDIVQACRRLLDERQSNNVMRFMQLIGRRYDLTDMLKKLQCRTLIFVGENSPFHEEALHMNAKMDKRYNALVEVQACGSLVTEEQPHSMLIPIEYFLMGYGFYRPPQLSSSYGSSPTSPLSPSCISPELLSPESLGLKLKPIKTRVAVDD, encoded by the exons GAGCACGTTGTGAAGACAAGCCATGGGCCAATCTCTGTTTTTGTCTGTGGGGATCAGGAGAAGCCGGCGCTCATTACTTATCCGGATGTTGCCTTGAATT ACATGTCATGTTTTCAAGGTCTTTTCTTCTGCCCCGAGGCTGCTTCACTGCTCTTCCACAATTTCTGTATATATCATATTGATGCACCTGGGCATGAG TTGGGAGCGGCTGCTATTTCTTCCGATGTTGCTATACCCACTGTAGATGATCTGGCAGAGCAGGTTGCTGAAGTGCTTGATTACTTTGG GCTTCAAGGGGTAATATGTATGGGTGTCACTGCAGGGGCTTACATTCTCACACTGTTTGCA CTGAAATACAGAGAACGAGTGCTTGGGCTTATACTCATATCCCCTCTTTGTCAAGCACCTTCTTGGACGGAATGGTTTTACAATAAG GTATTGATCAATTTGCTCTACTTTTATGGGATGTGTGGAATTGTTAAGGATAGTTTGCTTCAGCGTTACTTTAGTCAG GAATTGCGTGGCAGTATACAAGGTTCAGAGTCTGACATTGTGCAGGCTTGCAGAAGA TTACTGGATGAGAGGCAGAGCAATAATGTTATGCGCTTTATGCAACTGATTGGCCG GAGATATGACCTGactgacatgttgaagaaattgcaGTGTAGAACACTCATATTTGTTGGAGAGAACTCTCCTTTTCATGAAGAAGCTCTTCACATGAATGCAAAAATGGACAAAAGATACAATGCTTTGGTTgag GTCCAAGCTTGTGGATCACTTGTGACAGAGGAACAGCCTCATTCGATGCTAATCCCAATTGAATATTTTCTGATGGGATATGGCTTTTACAGGCCTCCTCAGCTATCCTCCAGCTATGGATCAAGCCCAACCAGCCCTCTGAGTCCATCTTGCATCTCACCTGAATTGCTGTCTCCAGAAAGCTTAGGCTTGAAGTTAAAACCTATCAAGACTCGGGTGGCTGTTGATGATTAA